In a genomic window of Erigeron canadensis isolate Cc75 chromosome 5, C_canadensis_v1, whole genome shotgun sequence:
- the LOC122601783 gene encoding uncharacterized protein LOC122601783 produces MANRKNPPPLPPPPSGRTNLASCIVATIFLLFITTLILIIFFTLFKPKPPTITISAVQLPSFSATNTTAVTVTLTISHYITVTNPNHGVFTHYDSSLQLLNAGNQMGFMFVPSGKIGAGRKVYMAATFDVEGFPVELKDNGLNGFRVGQSLEIETKMEMAGRVRVMHFFTHYVVVKVECKVAIGVNDGSVVGFHC; encoded by the coding sequence ATGGCCAACCGGAAAAACCCACCACCGCTACCACCACCGCCCTCCGGCCGGACAAATCTAGCTTCATGTATAGTAGCAACAATCTTCTTACTCTTCATAACAACCCTCATTCTCATAATCTTCTTTACATTATTCAAACCCAAACCACCAACCATCACCATCTCCGCCGTCCAACTTCCGTCATTCTCCGCCACCAACACCACCGCCGTCACGGTCACGTTGACTATCTCCCACTACATCACCGTCACTAACCCCAACCACGGTGTGTTTACACACTACGACAGCTCATTACAGCTTTTGAACGCCGGGAACCAAATGGGTTTCATGTTTGTCCCTTCCGGCAAGATTGGAGCTGGCCGGAAAGTGTACATGGCTGCCACATTTGATGTTGAGGGTTTTCCGGTGGAGTTGAAGGATAATGGGTTGAATGGGTTTCGGGTCGGGCAGAGTTTGGAGATTGAGACGAAGATGGAGATGGCGGGTCGGGTCAGGGTTATGCATTTTTTTACACATTATGTGGTGGTCAAAGTTGAATGTAAAGTTGCTATTGGTGTTAATGATGGATCTGTTGTAGGGTTTCATTGTTAA
- the LOC122599798 gene encoding elongation factor 1-alpha-like: MRKPHINIVVIGHYDSGKSTTTGHLLYQLGEVDKYVIERNEEVADEMEKEASLETDRLKGKALDTDRLKGKYASFKYAWVLDKLRQERKRGITIDTSLSKFETRRYVCTVIDAPGHRDYIKNMITGTSQADCAILIIDATFPAFEYGLTVGLTRDHIMLAFTLGVKQMICCINKMDATEPEYSETRFNWIASKLSTFFWKAGYNANELSFVPISGFKGENLTERSSNLKWNSGATLVGAINMIENPKRPLYKPLRLPIHDVYKIGEIGTVLVGRVETGVIKPGMEVTFGPIGLRAEVKSVWLHNKALHEALPGQYVSCNVQNVDVKDLKRGYVASNSKDHPAKGAASFTSHVIIMNHPHHIKEGYTPLLCCHTSCIAVKFQKLLTKIDRSTLEVLEVEPEFLKNGDAGMVQMVPIKPMVVENFSEYPPLGRFIVRDLGRTVAVGVIKSVDKS; the protein is encoded by the exons ATGAGGAAGCCTCATATCAACATTGTGGTCATTGGACACTATGATTCTGGGAAGTCAACAACTACAGGTCACTTGCTCTACCAGCTCGGTGAAGTAGACAAGTATGTGATTGAAAGGAATGAGGAAGTGGCCGATGAGATGGAGAAAGAGGCGTCTTTAGAGACGGATAGACTCAAGGGTAAGGCTTTAGATACGGACAGACTCAAGGGTAAATATGCTTCATTCAAATATGCTTGGGTGTTGGACAAGCTCAGGCAAGAGCGTAAACGTGGGATCACTATTGACACTTCTTTGTCGAAGTTTGAGACCCGTAGGTATGTCTGCACTGTGATTGATGCTCCCGGGCATCGTGACTATATCAAGAACATGATCACTGGAACCTCCCAGGCTGACTGTGCCATTCTCATCATTGACGCGACCTTTCCCGCTTTTGAGTATGGATTGACGGTTGGACTGACTCGTGATCACATAATGCTTGCATTTACACTTGGAGTCAAGCAAATGATTTGCTGCATTAACAAg ATGGATGCTACTGAGCCTGAATACTCGGAAACTAGGTTCAATTGGATTGCCAGTAAATTAAGTACCTTCTTTTGGAAAGCCGGATACAACGCTAATGAACTCTCATTTGTCCCAATTTCTGGTTTTAAGGGCGAGAACTTGACTGAGAGGTCATCTAACCTTAAATGGAACTCGGGTGCTACTCTAGTTGGAGCCATTAACATGATCGAGAATCCAAAAAGACCATTATACAAGCCTCTCCGCCTTCCTATTCATGATGTCTATAAGATTGGTGAGATTGGAACTGTGCTGGTGGGACGTGTTGAAACTGGTGTGATCAAGCCGGGCATGGAGGTCACTTTTGGCCCAATTGGTTTAAGAGCTGAAGTCAAATCTGTATGGTTGCACAACAAAGCACTACACGAGGCATTGCCAGGACAATATGTTAGTTGCAATGTTCAGAATGTTGACGTGAAGGATCTTAAGCGTGGGTATGTTGCTTCAAACTCTAAAGATCACCCTGCAAAGGGTGCTGCTAGTTTTACATCTCACGTCATCATCATGAACCACCCGCATCATATTAAAGAAGGGTATACACCATTGCTATGTTGCCATACTTCTTGCATTGCCGTCAAGTTTCAGAAACTGTTGACTAAGATTGATCGGAGTACTTTGGAGGTGCTTGAGGTTGAACCCGAGTTTTTGAAAAATGGTGACGCTGGAATGGTGCAGATGGTTCCAATAAAGCCGATGGTGGTTGAGAACTTTTCTGAGTATCCTCCATTGGGTCGGTTTATTGTGAGGGACTTGGGGCGGACTGTTGCTGTGGGTGTGATCAAGAGCGTGGATAAGAGTTGA